In Collimonas arenae, a single genomic region encodes these proteins:
- the kdsB gene encoding 3-deoxy-manno-octulosonate cytidylyltransferase: MSSTTPFTVIIPARLASTRLPNKPLADIGGKPMIVRTAERAAQSGAAQVIVATDHAEILAVCAQHGIAARLTRSDHPSGTDRIAEVAAALGLAADAVVVNVQGDEPMIDPALIAATAAHITSQVPMATAAHAIHSAADAFNPNVVKVVLNQAGRALYFSRATIPWHRDGFAQSQQQLPADYLPLRHIGLYAYSNGFLQTYPTLAVSPLEQIEALEQLRVLWHGYPIAVHIAPAAPAPGVDTPEDLERVRSFFNT; this comes from the coding sequence GTGAGTTCGACCACGCCTTTCACGGTCATCATTCCCGCGCGGCTGGCGTCCACGCGTTTGCCTAACAAACCGTTGGCCGATATCGGCGGCAAGCCGATGATCGTGCGCACTGCAGAACGTGCTGCGCAGTCCGGCGCGGCGCAAGTGATCGTGGCCACCGACCATGCTGAAATCCTGGCGGTGTGCGCACAGCATGGCATCGCTGCGCGCTTGACGCGTTCCGATCACCCATCCGGCACCGACCGTATCGCGGAAGTGGCGGCGGCGCTAGGACTGGCTGCCGATGCGGTGGTGGTCAACGTGCAGGGCGATGAACCGATGATAGATCCGGCGCTGATCGCCGCTACCGCTGCCCATATTACGTCTCAGGTGCCGATGGCGACTGCGGCGCATGCAATACATTCGGCGGCCGATGCGTTTAATCCGAATGTAGTCAAAGTGGTGTTGAACCAGGCAGGGCGCGCCTTGTATTTTTCAAGGGCGACGATCCCATGGCATCGGGATGGTTTTGCGCAGTCGCAACAACAATTGCCGGCAGATTATCTGCCGTTGCGGCATATCGGTCTGTACGCCTACAGTAATGGTTTTTTGCAAACCTATCCGACCCTGGCCGTCTCGCCGCTGGAGCAGATTGAAGCGTTGGAGCAGTTGCGGGTACTGTGGCACGGTTATCCGATTGCAGTGCATATTGCGCCTGCAGCGCCGGCTCCCGGGGTGGATACGCCGGAAGACCTGGAGCGGGTGCGCAGTTTTTTCAACACATGA
- a CDS encoding Trm112 family protein has product MDIQLLDILVCPICKGPLHHDKKAQELICNADKLAYPIRDGIPIMWADQARDLNSPAAPAA; this is encoded by the coding sequence GTGGACATTCAACTGCTTGACATCCTGGTTTGCCCGATCTGCAAAGGGCCGCTTCATCACGACAAGAAAGCTCAGGAACTGATTTGCAATGCCGACAAGCTGGCTTATCCGATCCGCGACGGAATCCCGATCATGTGGGCTGACCAGGCGCGCGACCTGAATAGCCCGGCCGCTCCCGCAGCTTAG
- the lpxK gene encoding tetraacyldisaccharide 4'-kinase, which produces MATSKPSLEATLSAAWQRRGLLACLLWPLSLLFGLLAALRRRLYASGWQASTRLPVPVIVVGNIFVGGTGKTPLTIWLVQALRQAGYIPGVISRGYAAQSGDGQPQLQHVNATSLAAEVGDEPLLIAGRAQCPVVVGRDRVAAAQALLQAHPEVNLILSDDGLQHYRLQRDIEIVLFDARGAGNGWLLPAGPLREPVSRRRDFTVVNAASIPVSMPASSIRMQLEGNQAEQLADPTQTRMLASLQDPMRKITAAAGIGNPQRFFNTLSAAGLVFQTLVLPDHHDFSDNPFAALQAEVILITEKDAVKCRQIASIKNDPRIWVVPVTAQIDASLGHQIHQILEKLRGHSTA; this is translated from the coding sequence GTGGCCACAAGTAAGCCATCGCTTGAAGCTACCCTGAGCGCTGCCTGGCAGCGGCGCGGCTTGCTGGCATGTCTGCTGTGGCCGTTGTCGCTGTTGTTCGGTTTGCTGGCGGCGCTTCGGCGCCGTCTATATGCCAGCGGTTGGCAGGCTAGCACGCGCCTGCCGGTGCCGGTGATCGTGGTCGGTAATATTTTTGTCGGCGGTACGGGAAAGACGCCGCTGACCATCTGGCTGGTGCAGGCGCTACGCCAGGCCGGTTATATCCCCGGCGTGATCTCGCGCGGCTACGCTGCACAGTCCGGCGATGGCCAACCGCAGCTGCAACATGTGAACGCGACCTCGCTGGCGGCTGAAGTCGGCGACGAGCCTCTGCTGATTGCCGGCCGTGCGCAATGTCCGGTGGTGGTGGGCCGCGACCGGGTGGCGGCGGCGCAAGCCTTGCTGCAGGCTCATCCTGAAGTCAATCTGATCTTGTCGGATGATGGCTTGCAACATTACCGTTTGCAGCGGGACATCGAAATCGTCTTGTTCGATGCCCGTGGCGCAGGCAACGGCTGGCTGCTGCCGGCCGGGCCATTGCGTGAACCGGTTTCGCGCCGGCGCGACTTTACCGTGGTCAATGCGGCATCGATTCCTGTGTCCATGCCGGCTTCATCGATTCGCATGCAACTGGAGGGGAATCAGGCTGAACAACTGGCCGATCCGACGCAGACGAGAATGCTGGCCAGCCTGCAAGATCCGATGCGCAAGATCACTGCGGCTGCCGGCATCGGCAATCCGCAACGCTTTTTCAACACGCTGAGCGCTGCGGGACTGGTGTTCCAGACCCTGGTCTTGCCCGATCATCATGATTTTTCCGACAACCCTTTTGCCGCCCTGCAAGCCGAGGTGATCCTGATCACTGAAAAGGATGCAGTAAAATGTCGGCAAATAGCTTCTATTAAAAACGACCCGCGCATCTGGGTCGTTCCGGTGACGGCGCAGATTGACGCCTCGCTGGGCCATCAAATACATCAAATTCTGGAGAAACTCCGTGGACATTCAACTGCTTGA
- a CDS encoding ExbD/TolR family protein → MNFRKGKGREDPEINLIPFIDVLLVIVIFLMVTTSYSKFTALQITLPTADADKAMTQPQEINVAVSPQGQYAVNNVQVSSKDAASLALDLKSAVQGDGKGDPVVIINADAMATHQTVINVLEAARLAGFDKITFAAQTSGHK, encoded by the coding sequence ATGAATTTTCGTAAAGGCAAGGGTCGTGAAGACCCTGAAATCAACCTGATCCCGTTCATCGACGTCTTGCTGGTGATCGTGATTTTCCTGATGGTGACTACCAGCTACAGCAAATTCACCGCGCTGCAGATCACCTTGCCGACCGCCGATGCCGACAAGGCGATGACGCAGCCGCAAGAGATCAACGTCGCCGTCAGTCCGCAGGGCCAGTATGCGGTCAACAACGTGCAGGTGTCTTCCAAGGATGCGGCGTCGCTGGCGCTGGATCTGAAGAGTGCGGTGCAGGGCGATGGCAAGGGCGATCCGGTGGTGATCATCAACGCCGACGCCATGGCGACTCATCAGACTGTGATCAATGTGCTGGAAGCTGCGCGTCTGGCAGGTTTCGACAAGATCACGTTTGCGGCCCAGACTAGTGGCCACAAGTAA
- a CDS encoding MotA/TolQ/ExbB proton channel family protein: MFAIIQAAGWPIWLLLIASIIATALIIERLVYLRRPRILPPQLLQEVIRVYHNGKINSEVLTNLETNSPLGRVLAAGLRNVDAPRELMKESIEEAGQATAHDLERFLTTLGTIASLAPLMGLFGTVVGMIEIFGATTGAGADPAQLGHGISVALYNTGFGLAIAMPALIFYRHFRALVDGFVVDMEQQAVKFVDTVHGARK; encoded by the coding sequence TTGTTTGCCATTATTCAAGCTGCGGGCTGGCCGATCTGGTTGTTGTTAATTGCCTCCATCATTGCCACCGCATTGATTATCGAACGTCTGGTTTACCTACGCCGCCCGCGGATTTTGCCGCCGCAATTGTTGCAAGAAGTGATACGGGTTTATCACAACGGTAAGATCAATAGCGAAGTACTGACCAATTTGGAAACCAATTCGCCGCTGGGCCGCGTGCTGGCCGCCGGCTTGCGCAACGTCGATGCGCCGCGCGAGCTGATGAAGGAATCGATTGAAGAAGCGGGGCAGGCGACTGCACATGATCTTGAGCGCTTCTTGACCACACTCGGCACGATTGCTTCGCTGGCGCCGTTGATGGGTTTGTTCGGCACAGTGGTCGGGATGATTGAGATTTTTGGCGCGACTACCGGCGCAGGTGCCGATCCTGCCCAGTTGGGCCACGGTATTTCGGTGGCGCTGTATAACACTGGCTTCGGCCTGGCGATTGCGATGCCTGCCTTGATTTTCTATCGCCATTTCCGTGCCTTGGTGGACGGTTTCGTGGTGGACATGGAACAGCAAGCGGTAAAATTTGTCGATACTGTGCATGGCGCGCGCAAATAG
- a CDS encoding mechanosensitive ion channel, with the protein MDLSGFLISLQSTLGAYLPKIAGAIGILILGWLIAVIARAAARKLLSTLQVDQRIIESTGQQGTRVEAIIAGGVFWLILLITTVGIFNVLNLYAISSPFAQLVTRIIGYLPNLIGGTVLVLVAWVIASLLRSLANKGLRAGKLDSKLSESTGMRPMSGYLGDVLFWLIILIFIPAILAAFNLNGLLSPVQGMVDKLLAIVPNIFAAAVIGFVGWLLAKILRGLVTNLLVAADVDRFVQSIDSVTQVKLSSLIGTVVYVFIFVPTLISALDALKIEAISRPATNLLDQFLSAVPNIIAAVVILLVTFYVARFVSTLMQKLLVAAGADSLPSVLALEKILTGQLLPSVLTGRLVIFFAMLFAVVEAANRLGFSQVRDVMTLFIEFGAHILMGSIILIIGFWLAGLARRVIEQAENDSSKLLARIAQFAILGLVFAMGLRAMGIANEIVQLAFALTVGAIAVAVALAFGLGGREAAGKLLDRWFNRTGK; encoded by the coding sequence ATGGATTTATCCGGCTTTTTGATTTCGCTACAAAGTACGTTGGGAGCTTATCTGCCAAAGATCGCCGGAGCTATCGGTATCTTGATCCTTGGTTGGCTGATTGCTGTCATCGCCCGGGCAGCGGCCCGCAAACTACTGAGCACATTACAAGTAGATCAACGCATCATCGAGAGTACAGGACAGCAGGGGACCAGGGTCGAAGCTATCATTGCAGGCGGAGTGTTCTGGCTCATTTTGCTCATTACTACGGTAGGGATCTTCAATGTTCTGAACTTGTACGCGATTTCCAGTCCGTTTGCGCAACTCGTCACCAGGATTATTGGCTACCTGCCAAATCTCATCGGCGGCACGGTGTTGGTGCTTGTCGCTTGGGTCATTGCATCGCTACTGCGTAGTTTGGCCAACAAGGGGCTGCGCGCTGGAAAACTTGATAGTAAATTGTCTGAATCGACTGGCATGCGACCAATGAGTGGCTATTTAGGCGATGTGCTATTTTGGTTGATCATCCTTATATTCATCCCTGCCATTCTGGCTGCCTTCAATTTGAATGGCCTGCTATCGCCGGTACAGGGTATGGTTGACAAACTGTTGGCGATTGTACCTAACATCTTCGCGGCAGCCGTTATTGGATTTGTCGGCTGGCTACTTGCCAAGATCCTGCGCGGCTTGGTGACCAATTTGTTGGTGGCGGCAGATGTCGACAGGTTTGTGCAGAGTATTGACAGTGTGACCCAAGTCAAACTTTCAAGTCTAATAGGTACGGTGGTCTACGTTTTCATTTTTGTGCCGACATTGATTTCCGCACTTGATGCGCTCAAAATTGAAGCGATCTCTCGGCCGGCAACGAATCTGCTGGATCAATTTCTTAGCGCTGTGCCTAATATCATTGCAGCCGTGGTAATTCTTCTCGTGACTTTTTATGTGGCACGCTTCGTCAGCACACTGATGCAAAAGCTGCTCGTTGCTGCCGGCGCGGATAGTCTGCCATCAGTGCTCGCTCTTGAAAAAATACTGACTGGGCAACTGCTGCCTTCTGTGCTGACTGGACGTTTGGTGATTTTCTTCGCCATGTTGTTTGCCGTGGTAGAGGCAGCCAACCGCTTGGGTTTCTCGCAGGTGCGCGACGTGATGACGTTGTTCATAGAGTTCGGTGCGCATATCCTGATGGGCAGTATTATTCTCATCATTGGATTCTGGCTGGCTGGATTGGCGAGACGAGTCATCGAACAAGCCGAGAACGACAGTAGCAAACTATTAGCACGTATTGCACAGTTCGCGATTCTTGGACTGGTATTTGCGATGGGCTTACGTGCGATGGGTATCGCCAACGAAATCGTACAACTTGCATTTGCACTGACAGTCGGGGCCATTGCTGTTGCTGTTGCATTGGCTTTTGGCTTAGGCGGACGTGAAGCTGCGGGTAAGCTGCTGGACCGCTGGTTTAATCGTACTGGTAAATAG
- a CDS encoding porin: protein MKKSLIALAVLGVIAGAAQAQSSVTIYGIVDTGIVYTNPVYNSSTGTTGSKFSVNSGVIQGSRLGFKGVEDLGGGLKALFQLEAGFSNDTGALQKDPNGSSALFRRKSVVGLGGNFGSVLLGRQTDILDDVSQWTSVQDFGGVTGNVGHNLDRLEGTRTNNSIRYNTPDLSGFTGSLIYGFGETAGQTSSGQSFGLGGQYANGPLGLFAAYYQSKLGTGNALTTNTSDVSLLGASFAGVGNPGDTALKTFSLGASYQVGPARLYGNWSRVKQPLAYAPTQVTTGILQPGGFTVGSFNNKKADIFELGVNYAVTAPLHLLASVQYNKLTFVNDGLGDPTKGRLLQINLGTDYFLSKRTDLYAFVSNLRAKDAINPGVYGDSTGSDNNQTAVAVGIRHKF from the coding sequence ATGAAGAAATCACTCATCGCGCTGGCCGTACTCGGTGTAATCGCAGGTGCAGCCCAAGCCCAAAGCTCGGTCACCATCTACGGTATCGTTGATACAGGTATCGTCTACACCAATCCAGTCTACAATTCCTCGACTGGTACAACTGGCAGCAAATTTAGCGTCAACTCCGGCGTCATCCAAGGTTCGCGTCTGGGTTTCAAGGGCGTTGAAGATCTGGGTGGCGGTTTGAAGGCTCTGTTCCAATTGGAAGCTGGTTTTTCGAACGATACTGGCGCATTGCAAAAAGATCCTAATGGTTCTTCAGCTCTGTTCCGTCGTAAATCGGTGGTCGGTCTGGGTGGTAACTTCGGTTCCGTCCTGCTGGGTCGTCAAACAGACATCCTGGACGATGTGAGCCAATGGACTTCGGTTCAAGACTTCGGTGGCGTTACTGGTAATGTCGGCCATAATCTGGACCGTTTGGAAGGCACACGCACTAACAACTCGATCCGCTACAACACACCAGATCTGTCCGGGTTCACCGGCAGCCTGATTTATGGCTTCGGCGAAACAGCTGGTCAAACTTCGAGCGGTCAATCGTTCGGTCTGGGCGGTCAATACGCTAACGGTCCACTGGGTCTGTTCGCCGCTTATTACCAATCGAAACTGGGTACAGGTAATGCATTAACTACCAATACAAGTGATGTTTCGCTGTTGGGTGCTTCGTTCGCTGGTGTAGGTAACCCGGGCGACACAGCACTGAAGACATTCAGTCTGGGCGCAAGCTACCAAGTTGGTCCTGCCCGACTTTACGGTAACTGGTCGCGCGTTAAACAACCTTTGGCATACGCCCCAACTCAGGTCACTACGGGCATTCTGCAACCAGGCGGCTTCACTGTTGGCAGCTTCAACAACAAAAAGGCTGACATCTTTGAACTGGGCGTAAACTACGCTGTTACAGCACCTTTGCACCTGCTGGCTAGCGTTCAATACAACAAGCTGACATTCGTCAATGATGGTTTGGGTGATCCGACAAAGGGCCGTCTGCTGCAAATCAACTTGGGCACAGACTACTTCTTGTCGAAGCGCACTGACCTGTATGCATTTGTGTCGAATCTGCGCGCTAAAGACGCCATCAATCCTGGCGTCTACGGTGACAGCACCGGTTCAGATAACAACCAGACTGCAGTTGCTGTTGGTATTCGCCACAAGTTCTAA
- a CDS encoding Lrp/AsnC family transcriptional regulator, whose amino-acid sequence MKAIKVNSEALPPDAVGEAMDRTDRAILKILQRDASISNVTLAAKVNMSAPACLRRVERLKELGLIKGIVALLNPRALDVGTLVMIGIVLDRSTPESFANFEKAVQKVSGCLECHVVTGEFDYFMLVRTKDNDSYNRLHAEQLLYLPGVRQIRTFMVLKQVFSNTQLPI is encoded by the coding sequence ATGAAAGCAATAAAAGTAAATTCAGAGGCGTTGCCGCCCGATGCTGTTGGTGAAGCCATGGATCGCACCGATCGTGCCATCCTTAAAATACTTCAACGTGATGCATCCATATCAAATGTTACGTTGGCGGCGAAAGTGAATATGAGCGCACCTGCGTGCCTGCGGCGCGTGGAACGCCTCAAGGAACTGGGGCTGATCAAAGGGATTGTGGCGCTACTTAATCCACGCGCCCTTGATGTAGGAACACTGGTCATGATCGGTATTGTTCTGGACAGGTCGACGCCGGAATCGTTTGCCAATTTCGAAAAAGCTGTGCAGAAGGTCTCCGGCTGCCTTGAATGCCACGTTGTCACCGGAGAGTTCGATTACTTCATGCTTGTGCGCACCAAGGACAACGACAGCTACAACCGGCTACATGCTGAACAACTGCTGTACTTGCCCGGTGTGAGGCAAATCCGTACTTTCATGGTTCTTAAGCAGGTTTTCTCCAACACGCAGTTGCCCATCTAA
- a CDS encoding 1-aminocyclopropane-1-carboxylate deaminase encodes MNLKKFPRHSLTFGPTPIQPLKRLSAHLGGKVDLYAKREDCNSGLAFGGNKTRKLEYLIPEALEGGYDTLVSIGGIQSNQTRQVAAVAAHLGLKCVLVQENWVNYSDAVYDRVGNIEMSRIMGADVRLDKAGFDIGIRQSWEQAMEDVRKAGGKPFPIPAGCSEHPRGGLGFVGFAEEVRQQEAELGFKFDYIVTCSVTGSTQAGMLVGFAADGRADKVIGIDASAKPQQTFDQILRIAKNTAGLVELGRDITAKDVILDTRFGGPEYGLPNEGTLEAIRLCARLEGMLTDPVYEGKSMHGMIEKVRLGEFPEGSKVLYAHLGGVPALNAYSFLFRNG; translated from the coding sequence ATGAACCTGAAGAAATTTCCCCGTCATTCCCTGACTTTCGGCCCCACACCGATCCAGCCGCTCAAACGGCTCAGCGCCCATCTCGGCGGAAAAGTCGATTTGTACGCGAAACGTGAAGACTGCAACAGCGGCCTGGCCTTTGGCGGCAACAAGACGCGAAAACTCGAGTACCTCATTCCTGAAGCACTGGAAGGCGGCTATGACACGCTAGTTTCAATTGGTGGGATCCAGTCTAATCAAACACGCCAGGTGGCGGCGGTGGCCGCTCATTTGGGCCTTAAATGTGTCCTGGTGCAAGAGAATTGGGTGAACTACTCAGATGCGGTGTATGACCGAGTCGGCAACATCGAAATGTCTCGCATCATGGGTGCCGATGTGCGGCTGGACAAAGCGGGATTTGATATCGGTATCCGGCAAAGCTGGGAACAAGCCATGGAAGATGTGCGCAAAGCCGGCGGCAAGCCATTTCCGATCCCTGCAGGTTGCTCGGAACACCCGCGCGGCGGACTGGGATTCGTTGGCTTTGCCGAAGAAGTCCGGCAACAGGAAGCCGAGCTGGGTTTCAAATTCGATTACATCGTGACCTGCTCGGTGACCGGCAGCACGCAAGCCGGCATGTTGGTGGGTTTTGCGGCAGATGGTCGCGCCGACAAGGTCATCGGCATCGACGCCTCGGCCAAACCACAACAGACCTTCGATCAGATTCTGCGCATCGCCAAAAATACTGCCGGGCTGGTCGAACTCGGCCGTGACATCACCGCCAAGGACGTAATTCTGGATACGCGCTTCGGTGGTCCCGAATATGGCCTGCCGAACGAAGGTACGCTTGAAGCCATCCGCCTTTGCGCCCGTCTGGAGGGTATGCTGACCGATCCGGTCTACGAGGGCAAGTCGATGCACGGGATGATCGAGAAAGTGCGGCTGGGCGAATTCCCGGAAGGCTCCAAGGTCCTGTATGCCCATCTCGGCGGCGTACCGGCGCTGAATGCCTATAGTTTTCTGTTCCGCAACGGTTAA
- a CDS encoding MFS transporter has product MDTALEKNNHKYVVLVLLYLGWCVSYIDRAAITFAVTHIASDFHLKPAELGILLSSFFLGYSLMQLPGGWLSDRFGSKPVIVVSILFWSIFTGVTGVAWSLTSMVLIRFIFGLGEGAFPAASVKGVAEVFSNEERPKMSALLMSSNYVGSMLAPLIVAPMIIHFGWRNVFHYMGIAGFVFSAVYWFFIRPAKTQPIKKGSGAEKKKIDMEAFRNLLKTPLMWKIVAVWFGLSIVNKGLDSWMPTYLMTQRGLDLKSVGLLLPLPYVLAGISTAIGGWVMVRFFDGKERYLLIASSVSTAVFLYFMYTADSVAGVITYQCLVYFFKSFVLATCIALPTKIFPERLVGSSIGMVNLGGQSAGFISPLVIGFLVSAFSNYDYAFGFLIAAACLSVVVSIFIKTGKAATEMANNRSQPEVANNTEESHA; this is encoded by the coding sequence ATGGATACCGCATTAGAGAAAAATAATCACAAATATGTCGTGCTGGTGTTGCTCTATCTGGGATGGTGCGTGTCGTACATCGACAGGGCCGCGATTACTTTCGCCGTCACCCATATCGCCAGTGATTTTCACTTGAAACCGGCTGAACTTGGCATATTACTGAGTAGCTTCTTTCTCGGCTATTCATTAATGCAACTACCCGGCGGTTGGCTATCGGATCGCTTCGGCTCCAAGCCCGTGATTGTGGTGTCAATCTTGTTCTGGTCGATTTTCACCGGCGTCACCGGCGTCGCTTGGTCTTTGACCAGCATGGTGCTGATCAGGTTTATTTTCGGCCTCGGCGAAGGTGCATTTCCAGCGGCAAGCGTCAAGGGCGTGGCCGAGGTTTTCTCGAACGAGGAGCGTCCGAAGATGTCAGCGCTACTGATGTCATCCAACTACGTCGGGAGCATGCTGGCGCCGCTGATCGTTGCGCCGATGATTATTCATTTCGGCTGGCGTAATGTATTTCATTACATGGGTATTGCAGGTTTTGTTTTCAGCGCAGTGTATTGGTTTTTCATCAGGCCGGCCAAGACCCAACCGATAAAAAAAGGAAGCGGAGCAGAAAAGAAAAAAATAGACATGGAAGCCTTCAGAAATCTGCTAAAAACCCCACTGATGTGGAAAATCGTTGCAGTGTGGTTCGGGCTCAGCATAGTCAACAAAGGACTGGATTCCTGGATGCCTACCTATCTGATGACACAACGCGGCCTGGATCTAAAATCGGTTGGTTTGCTTTTACCTCTGCCATATGTGCTTGCCGGTATTTCAACAGCGATTGGAGGTTGGGTGATGGTGCGGTTTTTCGATGGCAAAGAGCGTTATTTGCTAATAGCCAGTTCGGTATCGACCGCGGTGTTCCTGTATTTCATGTACACGGCCGATAGCGTCGCCGGCGTCATCACTTATCAATGTCTCGTCTATTTTTTTAAATCCTTCGTGCTCGCGACCTGTATAGCTCTGCCCACTAAGATATTCCCGGAACGTCTGGTAGGCAGCAGCATCGGCATGGTGAATCTGGGTGGCCAATCCGCGGGGTTTATCTCGCCGCTGGTGATAGGTTTTCTGGTCAGCGCTTTCAGCAACTACGATTATGCATTCGGCTTTTTGATTGCTGCTGCATGTCTTTCTGTTGTCGTAAGCATATTTATCAAGACCGGCAAGGCGGCAACAGAGATGGCAAACAACAGATCGCAACCAGAAGTCGCGAACAATACTGAGGAATCCCATGCTTGA
- a CDS encoding amidase gives MLEKNIVEKSAVELRRLIGSKEISPVELLDACISRIEAINPHINAITATCFERAHREATVAEAAVIEGGHLGPLHGLPIGIKDLEETEGLLTTYGSPIYRHNVPTRDNALVARLRAAGAIVTGKTNVPEMGAGANTRNSVWGATGNPFNPLLNAGGSSGGSAAALAVDMLPLCSGSDTGGSLRIPAAKCGVVGFRSSPGLIPSERKLLGWTPISVVGPMGRTMADVLLQLRASVGMHTADPLSYPIAGDAFSTLEDIDLAELRIGYTEDFGICEVDDNIRKVFRSKINALSPYVKECSPVKFDLGDAHRCFDVIRAESFVAGLEAAYKHDPASLGPNCRANYELGAAMTLADCAWAQAEQTRMFRRFQAVFTDYDLILSPTTPVSPFPWSDLFLKEVNGVVLENYYRWLSLTYVVTLTTNPALSMPCGSDHNNMPFGLQLIGAFRADAYLLACASAFERFFDSRPEMRRPRPDLEALKAADAGLTAIVTHPPYGPGAQEADETSTIGMPAV, from the coding sequence ATGCTTGAAAAAAACATCGTTGAAAAAAGCGCCGTCGAACTGCGCCGCCTGATCGGGTCAAAGGAAATATCGCCGGTGGAATTGCTGGATGCCTGCATCAGCAGGATAGAAGCGATCAATCCGCATATCAATGCTATTACCGCCACCTGCTTCGAACGCGCACACCGCGAGGCTACAGTGGCAGAGGCGGCGGTGATCGAAGGCGGCCATTTGGGACCATTGCATGGCCTGCCAATCGGTATCAAGGACCTAGAAGAAACCGAAGGATTGCTGACGACTTACGGTTCGCCGATTTATCGTCACAATGTTCCAACCAGGGACAATGCCCTGGTGGCGCGCTTGCGCGCTGCGGGTGCGATTGTGACGGGCAAGACCAATGTGCCGGAAATGGGGGCCGGGGCAAATACCAGAAATTCCGTATGGGGTGCAACCGGCAACCCATTTAATCCGCTCTTGAATGCAGGTGGCTCATCCGGCGGCTCCGCAGCGGCTCTGGCGGTAGACATGCTGCCACTGTGCAGCGGTTCGGATACCGGCGGTTCGCTGCGTATTCCTGCAGCCAAGTGCGGTGTAGTGGGATTTCGGTCGTCTCCCGGCTTGATACCAAGTGAACGAAAATTGCTGGGCTGGACGCCAATTTCGGTAGTCGGACCAATGGGCAGAACGATGGCCGATGTATTGCTTCAGCTTAGAGCAAGCGTCGGTATGCATACAGCAGACCCGCTCAGCTATCCAATCGCCGGAGACGCTTTCAGCACACTGGAGGATATCGATTTGGCCGAGTTGCGCATAGGCTATACCGAAGACTTCGGTATTTGCGAAGTCGATGACAACATACGCAAAGTATTTCGCAGCAAGATCAACGCCCTGAGTCCGTATGTTAAAGAATGCTCACCAGTCAAATTCGACCTTGGCGACGCGCATCGCTGCTTCGACGTAATACGTGCTGAGAGTTTTGTCGCCGGCCTCGAAGCAGCCTATAAGCACGACCCTGCTTCGCTAGGACCGAATTGCCGCGCCAACTACGAGCTGGGTGCCGCCATGACACTAGCTGACTGCGCCTGGGCTCAGGCCGAGCAGACGCGTATGTTCCGCCGCTTTCAAGCTGTATTCACCGACTATGATTTGATACTCTCGCCGACCACGCCGGTGTCGCCATTTCCCTGGTCCGATCTGTTTTTAAAAGAGGTCAATGGCGTCGTGCTCGAAAATTATTATCGCTGGCTGTCGCTCACCTATGTGGTTACGCTGACCACCAATCCTGCTCTCTCTATGCCGTGCGGCAGCGATCACAACAACATGCCGTTCGGTTTGCAGCTGATTGGCGCCTTCCGGGCAGATGCTTATTTATTAGCCTGTGCCAGTGCTTTCGAGCGTTTTTTCGACAGCCGCCCGGAAATGCGCCGGCCGCGACCGGATTTGGAAGCATTGAAAGCGGCCGATGCCGGATTGACCGCTATCGTCACCCATCCGCCGTACGGACCGGGTGCGCAGGAAGCAGATGAAACCTCAACTATCGGCATGCCTGCGGTTTAG